Sequence from the Streptomyces sp. NBC_00358 genome:
CTGGAGTACGCGCGCGCCCTGCCGGTGCTGCCGGCTCCCCGGGGCGACAACGTCGTGATCATCACGGGCGCAGGCGGCAGCGGCGTGCTGCTGTCCGACGCGGTGACCGACAACGGGCTGTCCCTGATGGAGATCCCGCCGGACCTCGACGCCGCCTTCAGGAAGTTCATCCCGCCCTTCGGGGCCGCGGGCAACCCCGTGGACATCACGGGCGGCGAGCCGCCCTCCACGTACGAGGCGACGATCCGGCTCGGTCTGGAGGACCCGCGCGTGCACGCGCTCGTCCTCGGCTACTGGCACACCGTGGTGACCCCTCCCCTGGTCTTCGCCGAACTCACCGCGCGCGTGGTGGCCGAATTCCGCGAACGCGGCGTCGAGAAGCCCGTGGTGGCGTCGCTCGCGGGCGACGTCGAGGTCGAGGAGGCCTGCCGGTACCTGTACGAGCGGGGGGTCGTGGCCTACCCGTACACGACCGAGATGCCGGTGGCCGTCCTCGGCGCGAAGTACCGCTGGGCGCGCGCGGCAGGACTGTTGGGGGGCCGCTCATGACATGAGTGTGCGCGGGGGCGGCCGACGGTGCGCGTCGGCCGCCCCCGGGACCCGTGAGCGCACGAAAGGCATTTGGCAGGGGGCGCTGACCAGATCTTTCGACGCAAGGGGTGCACGATCGACATGACAACCACCGACTACTCGACATCCGTCCCCCATCGGGAGGTGAGGGACCGCCACGGCCGCGTGTACCGGGTCGGCGAGACCGACATCGACCTCATGGGCCGCGGACGCGTGTGGATGGTCCTCCTGCCCTGGGCGGGCATGCTGGGCATCAGTTCCGCCGAGTACGCGTTCACCTCGGCGGAGGACACACTCCACGAGGCCCATCTGTGGAGCAGCGGACACATCTTCTGGCTGATGGGTGTCTGGATCTTCTTCCAGGCGGCCGTGGCCTTCCCCGCCGGGCGACTGCGCGAGAGCGGCAGGCTCCCGGCCCGTACGGCGATGCTGCTGGGCGCGCTCGGCACCCTGCTCGGCTATGTGTCCCTGGCGTTCGCGCCGCATGTGGCGGTCGCGTACCTCGGCTTCGGCATGTGCAGCGGCATCGGCGCGGGTCTCGTCTACGCGACCTGCGTGAACATGGTCGGCAAGTGGTATCCGGAGCGCAAGGGCGGCAAGACCGGCTTCGTCAACGGCGGTTTCGCCTACGGGTCCGTGCCCTTCGTGTTCCTGTTCACCTCGTACATGGACCCGGGCAACTACCGGGGCGTCCTGGTGGGCGTCGGTCTGCTCTGCTGCGCCCTGGTCGCGGTGGCCGGCTGGTTCTTCAAGGACCCGCCGAAGGGCTGGTGGCCGGCGGACGTGGACCCGCTGAAGGTCTCCGACGACCCGAGGATCCGGCGGGCGCTGGAGAAGAACCCGCCGGCGGTGAAGCAGTACACCCCCAGGGAGGCGGCGCGTACGCCCGTTCTGTGGATGATGTGGTTCTGCCTGCTGTGCACGGCCGGGATCAACATCTTCGGCATCGCCTTCCAGGTGCCGTTCGGCAGGGACATGGGCTTCGCGGGCGGGATCGTGGCCACGGCGATGTCCCTGAAGGCGATCGTCAACGGCACCGGACGCGGCGTCATCGGCTGGATCTCCGACCGCTTCGGGCGGCGCCACA
This genomic interval carries:
- a CDS encoding OFA family MFS transporter, whose protein sequence is MTTTDYSTSVPHREVRDRHGRVYRVGETDIDLMGRGRVWMVLLPWAGMLGISSAEYAFTSAEDTLHEAHLWSSGHIFWLMGVWIFFQAAVAFPAGRLRESGRLPARTAMLLGALGTLLGYVSLAFAPHVAVAYLGFGMCSGIGAGLVYATCVNMVGKWYPERKGGKTGFVNGGFAYGSVPFVFLFTSYMDPGNYRGVLVGVGLLCCALVAVAGWFFKDPPKGWWPADVDPLKVSDDPRIRRALEKNPPAVKQYTPREAARTPVLWMMWFCLLCTAGINIFGIAFQVPFGRDMGFAGGIVATAMSLKAIVNGTGRGVIGWISDRFGRRHTLIIVCLVLGSAQFGVLVSGQLGSMPFFLFCSMVSGFGGGAIFPLFAAMTADYFGENNNASNYGMVYSSKLISGLVGSGMGAVVVGAWDYHGAFVLAGSIGLASAVLALFLKAPGRPRARSIVPNPHPLGEEMA